DNA from Vibrio gazogenes:
TACACCAAGTGACGATGCAAAACCATTGGTTGAAAAAAGCTGCGTTTTTACTCCATCAAGCAAGTGAACATTTATTCGCCTGTACCCTACTCACCTGCACCAATTATTTACCCAAGTCCCACAACATCGAAAAACTGGGCAAACTATGCGCCCAAATCGATGCTGAATTTGCAACCATTTTCCCGCTCGACAACAAATTCCACCGCCGCTGCTTCCGTCGCCTGCAACGCGCCTATATCGAAGCCCGCTATTCGGAGCATTACGAGATTACCGTGGAAGAATTGGCATATCTGGAGGGTGAAGTGCAGAAGCTGAAAGGATTGGTGGAACGGGTTTGTTTGGAAAGGGTTGGGTGATGATAAAAAATATGACTATTCCAATTCGACAAATCCGAGCTGTCTATGACGATAAAACTATTCGAGTCTACCAAGCTTACAATGATGCAATTGCTGATTCAGCCCTTGAACACGGTACATTCAAATCACCACCATTCAAGATGGAACGCATGACTTGGATTAAACCCTCTTTCCTCTGGATGATGTACCGCTCTGGTTGGGGGCAGAAAGATGCTGGTCAAAATCGGATACTCGCAATTGATATTACACGAGGAGGTTTTGAATGGGCCTTAGAAAACAGTTTACTCAGCCATGACGCTCAAAAATATAAAGACAGAGATGAGTGGCTAAAAATAAAAAAAGCCACGCCGATTCGCATTCAATGGGATCCGGAACGGGACTTGTATTTACAGCCGCTAGAGCATCGAGCTATTCAGATCGGACTCTCTAATGAGGCTGTACCGCTTTATGTGAATGAGTGGATACAGCAGATTACTGAAGTGACTGATCTGGCGACTGAGATCCATGCACTGGTTGAGAAAGGAGAACAGGCAGCCGCTGAACAGCTGCTGCCTGTTGAAGAACCCTACGAGGTTGCAGACGATATCTTTAAGCACTTGAACACTTAATTGCTGGCACCTTTTTCATTCAATAGCTTCAATAGATCAGACTCACCTTGAACCCAAAACTTTTCGGAAGTTGGAAAAACTTCTTCGGGATAATCATTCGCAAAGTCGATAAATTCACCTTCCCAGCCATCTGGAATATAGCGTTCCATCGGGGTGCCATCTGGATAAAACCCTGCAACCTTGCAGTCATCAAAATTTACGAACATTATTGGAAATAAATCTGAAACATCCCACCATGATCTTGCAGTAGTAAATCTATTCGCTAACTCAATACTCAATTCATCACGCTGAACTTCAAACTCAAACATGCTATCAAGAAACTGTTGGGCAGTTTCTTGATTAACTGAACGAATCCCAAATCGATAATCGTCTTGGAACTCAGGTACTTCATAACCATGTGCTATAAACTCATCACGCCACTTATTGACATCGAGAACCCATAAATCACGATCACTCCTAAACCAAAAAATTTTTCCTTTAAAACGAACTACTACTACAACTTTTTGATCTTCTATATCGCTCATTTAAATATACCTATTTAATAACTTTTCCTGATCCTTTGACTGCCGTTTCTTCAAGCCATTGTGTCCAAATTGATGGTAATTCATATGAGCGTCCAGGAGTTGTAGGGTCTACAATTTTTGGAGCTAAACCGCCCTGACTCAATGGGTTAGATTTATAGTTCACTTGAGGAATGGCACTTTCCTCAATGAAATCATCCATCCATTTAGGGATATCAAAGGAAGTTATCTCAGAACCTGGTCTCAAGATTTGGAAATATAGAATTCTTACAAGGACACACACCTTAACAAACCACAAATTTTTCTCATACATTACCCAACTCCTGTTGTAGCAAAAATGGTACAGTTTTATGATCTAACTCTGGGCGAGTGTCCTCGCTATTTTACATCGAAAAACTGGGCAAACTATGCGCCCAAATCGATGCCGAATTTGCAACCATTTTCCCGCTCGACAACAAATTCCACCGCCGCTGCTTCCGTCGCCTGCAACGCGCCTATATCGAAGCCCGCTATTCGGAGCATTATGAGATTACCGTGGAAGAATTGGCATATCTGGAGGGTGAGGTGCAAAAGCTGAAAGAATTGGTGGAACGGGTTTGTTTGGGGCGGATTGGGTGAAAGGGCTGGAACCTGATGGTTCCAGCTTGGGATATCATTGAATTGCTACCGTTTACTTGCCCAATCCAGCGAGTTCTTTAATCATCAGTTGAGAGGCTAAATCGACATCCTTAGGCTCATCTTTCTCATCCCATAAGAAAGATAAAATTTTAAAGTCAACTGCTGCTTCTTCGAAATAAGCATATTTGGTCGTATAGTGACTCATACCAAAATCTGCTAATTTTTTTCCATTCTGAGATACAACAACATGATGAGAAATCTCTGGTTTTCTTAAAGCTTTTCCACCAATATTAAATGTCCGCTTATAATCAATGGTAATATCAACTGTAGGTGATTCCTGATTTTCTGATGCTGCCAGTATTCCCTGCTCTTGCATATATTTTTGGATATCATCGAAAAATTCCTGATTCAAGACCTCTTCTGAAGCAAAAGTCTCATCCCCCTCAATCGCACCATGTCCTAAAGTTAAATTAACTTTGACAGTTCCCAGCTTATATTTGGTAACACCTTTTGTGATGGGGACTGGCTCAACATAATAGTTATACATTGAGTGACTGGAACAACCAGCAAAGAATAAAATACAGGTACAGATTAATAAACTTCTTAGCATAATTTAAACACCTAATAATAAGTTCAACATAGAAAATTAGTCAACTGATAACCAAAAATAACTTTTATCCATTTAAATTTTTATATAATTTTTCTTGATAATTCCAAACACGCCGCACAATATCAAGCTTAATTGCACTACTTCGTTTTATATGTGAAATATTACTTCTATCATATTTATTTAAAATATCAATTGCCTCTTCAATACCTTTGAGTGCATAATAATAATTCATGTAAATAGCACCAATAGAAATATTGTACGCTGCCATTTTCAATTTACCTATAGCATAATTAATCCTAGAATTATCATCGGTTTTATCTTTATAATAACTGAGAGCGACATGCAATTTTTTATTTAACATCACCGAATCAACAACAAATTTAAGGGTCTCATCTCCAGACAAGCGAATTAGTCCATCACTTAGTCGATAGTTTTCTCTTTTTTTAATCATAGAGTCAAATTGTTGGAACACCTTGTACTCGATCAACATGACATCTTTTGCTAACTCATTTTTCTCTTCATCAGTTAATTGATTGGCTAAAGTCTCATATTGTTCTATCTCTTTTTCAATATTTTCATTTTCGGAATCAAAGTAGCCAGATAATACTGAAACAGCCCCCCAAATATAAGCATTCCTGTCATCTTTTTGTGAGAGATATAAATTCATAAGATTAAATGCGATAGCTTTCTTATGCCGTTTTGTTATAACTGATGTTTCTGGAGAAGTAGCAATAGTTTTAAACTCTTCAATAGACTTATCTATTCGTTGAGTATCTTTATATAGAATTGCCAAGTTAAGCTGGCTGTATTCACTACCATTTTCCAAAGCTTGTCGATAAAGCGACTCTGCCTTTTTTATGTCTTTAGGTACGCCTCTTCCATATTGGTACATAATACCAAGATTATCTTGCGCTTTTAAATTACCTGCATCAGCAGATAATTTATAGTAATGAACTGCTTTCTCGTTCTTACCTTCTTTTTCATAAATTCGTCCTAAATTGAATGCAGCATCAGAATTCCCACCCTCAGCAGAAAGTGTATAATATTTAACTCCAAGCTCTTTATTTACAGGTTGTGTTTTTGAACCAAAATAATATTCATCTCCAACCATCAGCTGACTCTTCGGATCTCCTTGATCTGCTTTTTTCTTATACTTTTCAAGTACTGTCTGAGAGGCACAGGCAGTAAGCCATAAAATCACACAAACAATATAAAACGGCTTTAATATCTTTAACATAAATCACCTTAATTCTAAAATTGACCACTTATACCAAAAATCATATGAAAGATGTCCCTAACCCTGACAGGTTTCACCATTTCCACTACGGCAATCCTGAGGCACTAAATAAGCCCAGGAAGTCACATATCCTGCAGCCACATATTCGTTAGTAATTAAACGCAGATATTCATTAATCTCTGCCAAACCCTGACAGCCCGGTTTAAAATGACTCAATGCCAGCAGTTGTTCCTGGGGGAATAAGGTATTTCCGGTAAAAGTAATATTGCGGACAGGGAAACACTGCTGCGCCTGAGCAGACGCCTGTGGTGCGGGCAGGGTTGGCAGCTCACTCAGTTGCTGAACAGATTGTTTTGAATTTTCAACATCCTGCAGACGCTGGCGCTGCTCCTGCTCCTGCTCCTGCTCCTGCTCAATACTAGCCTGAGTCGCAGGGGAAACCGGGACAGCGCCGGTATCACTGTAAGTATAAAAAGAAAGAAATAAAAATCCGGACAGCACAAAGCGCTGAAAATTACGTTTTCTCATTCAGGGAACAACCTAGCATTAATATCATCCCAGGAAAGGGATTTATTGTTTTTCTTAATTGGGGACGAATTTTAGGTTACAAAAACATCAACAGCAATAAAATTCTCAATTCTAATTCAAAATTTTATAAAAAAATGTTGAAAACTTATATTTTTTGCTTTCTCAAATATAAGATTTTAAGGAGACACACTTACTGTATAAAAGAGTTATGCGAATCAAGATTCATATTTGGTAATATAATATAAATCCATCAGGTCAGTTAAACATAAAATTACGAGGACACACGCCATAAGTAAATCCATTCCTTGAATGTGTGTGTCCTGCTTATTTTCTTATTCTATAGTTTAAATTTCTCGATAAGTTCAGCCACTTTAACCCGAAGCTGTTCCTCATCGAGTTCATATTCTTCACGATCAAATTTGGGATTATATAAATCGGTTATACAAAAAATACTTGAAAGACACTCGCTTAAACTGCTTTCATCCTCCTGCAGAAGATTACTATCGCGCTCGAATTTCCATAATTCCATATATGCGTTTGAAAACTCATCTGCCGTCAACCTCTCGGCAGAGAATGCTCTTGCTAATGCCAAAACTGTAATACTCATCGTAACAAACCATTATTCATGAAGTTTTCAAACTGCGGAGTACCTGGTGATAGCTTAAAGCCAGTAACAAAATCACCAACACTATCCAAAACAACCACATTATTTGTATTAGGATTAAAAAATACCTTTGAATCATTCACAAAACCATACGTTCCTTTCTGTACAGTTGTAGCATCATCAAGGTGACTCGTAATTGCATTTTGAAATTCTGCAAGAGTCTGAGGGTTCTTTTTAGTCGTGTTAACTCCAAAGTCTGAAGCATGTTTGAATTTCTTAGCCAATTGCTTCTCGGTAAAGTTTGCTAAACTATCACGATTATCACCAACTGTCTTCCCAATCCCCCCCTGCGCACTTGACTGCCCGGCAAATTCACCCTCAACAACCGCTGACCCATTGCCTCCGGTATATTTCGGTAATGACGTGTTATCAATCACCGGAAGCGCACCCTTGACTGTCTTTGTGACCTTGCCTATCGCTTCAACGGCTTTGGTCGCGGCCGCTTCTCCGCCCAGACCTAACACGATATTGGTCAGCATCTCACCAACATGCTTCGCTCCCACCTGCTGAGCTTCTTCATTTTTGCCCATCATCCGCAGGGCCACAGCAAGGGCATTATTTCTTCAAAGATATCCGCGAAGAAGGGATTGAACTGTTTGCCGCCACACCCAAACCATTGGCCGAGCCGGGGGATTTAACCGAAGCAGAAAAGCAAGAAATTGCCCGTAAGCATTATGAGCAGTGGTTTGAAAGTGCAGTTCAGTTTATTGCTTTACACCAAGTGACGATGCAAAACCATTGGTTGAAAAAAGCTGCGTTTTTACTCCATCAAGCAAGTGAACATTTATTCGCCTGTACCCTACTCACCTGCACCAATTATTTACCCAAGTCCCACAACATCGAAAAACTGGGCAAACTATGCGCCCAAATCGATGCTGAATTTGCAACCATTTTCCCACTCGACAACAAATTCCACCGCCGCTGCTTCCGCCGCCTGCAACGCGCCTATATCGAAGCCCGCTATTCGGAGCATTATGAGATTACCGTGGAAGAATTGGCATATCTGGAGGGTGAGGTGCAAAAGCTGAAAGGGTTGGTGGAACGGGTTTGTTTGGGGTGGATGCAGAGCTGAAACCTGACGTGGTCTCAGCTCTGCATCCACTTTGACGGCCAACTCACCCCATATCTGGATTTATAAACATGGGCGTGACACAGGATAATGAACAGTCTCTCGAGAGCTAGCTTAGTTTTGACCTGCTCCCCTGAATTCATTCCTTGAGGTGCATATCTTGCTTATTCTTTCTCATATTATTTATTAAATCTTATAGCAATCAATAAGATAAACATCTTCTACATTACAATCTGGATAAACCCATTTGTTCCAATTGGCAATCAGCCATGCTTTATCTACTGATGTCTTTCCAGATTCTGAAGGTAAAACAATAGAAATGAGACCAGCTTTATAACCTGAAGTCACCATTAGTCCCATCCCTCTAGTGTTATCCTGATGTTGTTCAAATACCATAAAGTCTACGAACTTTTCATAAGGATGAGTAGCTGGAAACCTTAAAACGCTTCCCCTATAGATTTGTTCCGTTGGACTGTCTACTAGCTTAATCATTATTTTACCTTTAAATTCTTACAAGGACACACACCTTAACAAACCACAAATTTTTTCTCATACATTACCCAACTCCTGTTGTAGCAAAAATGGTACAGTTTTATGATCTAACTTCGGGCGAGTGTCCTCGCTATTTTTGAGTGATGAATAGTCTTAACTAAGGCCAGATCAATATAATAATGGGTTGACACCCAATGAGTCTAAACCACTGTATTGGGAAAATTCTAAAACCGTGGCCAATTCTCGTTGACCACTACACCTGTCATGGCTTTTCTTTTAAAAGCTCAGAAAGTTCATTATCGAAATAATAGAACTCCACCATCGGCATTTCATTTTTCAAGGTATCAAATAACTTCCAACCTTCATCATTAAATAAAATCGCTTCTTTTTTCGTCTTAAACCCAGAATCAATGGGATTATCGCGCACCAATGTAGCATCAAATTTATCTTCCCAAGCTGAAAGCCTATTTAGTAATTCCTTCGATAATGGCAATGTTTTGGGGTCAATGTTATACGGCATACCCTCCGATGGATTTACCTCCCATAAGCACTAACACTCATAATCTGCCATTAGCTTTATTTTTCTAGATATGGATGTCATTGCGGATTAGCCCCTACAATAAAACCGTTATTTCCGACAGTAATTGCCGTACGGTGCGTTTGACCATTAAATTGATATTCGTATATAGGACGACCAGTTCCTTCACCCTCTGCCACCAATGAAGAAGAACCAGCACTTACCAAACTACCACGATTCACACTCGGTATCTCGGCAGTCACCACCGGCAACTTGGACTTATCTGCAACGCCCGGTTTATATTCCAGTAACAGCGGACCGCTCTCCGTTGAAGAAGCTCCGGCCACTGAACCGCCAGAATTTCCCCGACAGATTATCGATGCCTTTTCCCGGTTCGCCTCATAGGCGTCATTATGTGTACCGGTACTTTGAGCATCATCCAGATAATGTTGGGTTTCATGGCCGATGGTGTTAGCAATATCTTCAAGATGATAATGTGTAGCATCATTAATGAGCACCTTCCCTGCCGCATATGCGCCTTTCGCGGACTGACCATTCGCTGTTTTGACCAGCGCTGTCATCGCTTATACAGGGTTCAAATCAAACTGCTCAGCAATGGATGCTGACACTAGTACAGCCTATCCGTTTAAAGGTTGATCAGGAATACTAGCAGAAATAATGCTGACTCTTCCCGATTCTTTATCATAAGTCACACTTAAACGATACGGGACTTCTGCCAAATCATCCCAACGGTCAGATATCACTCTTACCCCATCTTTTGCTAAGCGCTGCCATGATTGCCTACCTAACTTATTCAATACATCGTCTCTTGTATCTAAAAATGACAAATTAAAAGGCAAATCTTCTTTATATTCTTTATAGTCATCTTTACCTTCTGAATGAAAAAACACACCAGAATAGAATAGCTCCCCCTCGCCAATAGCTACCCCACTATTTCCTAAAAAATAGGATTCATCTGTAAAAATCAGACAAAACCCATAATTAGGTCGCTCTATATATGCTCGATATTCATCATCTCCCAAAACCAACTCATTAGAAATAACAATATCTTTTTTTTCCAATTCTACAGATAATGTAGTATCGCTTTTAGGCAGTCCCAGTAAAGATAATAAAGGATTTATATAAGACATAATCTATTCATCCAGTTAATTTTTTAAGAAATCATCATATTGTTCATTAGAAGCACATTTAATTCTACTACATGCATCTTCCAACAGTGAAAAATTTTCCGGTGACATTTTCTTCTATTTTTAACCATCAACATTGATTGACTCTGACGGAGTGACCATATATGTCCCATTTATTTTTTCACTTGCTAAATTCTATTTATTGTACTCAATTAATTTTCTCACTTCATGAAATAGACTATCTATATCAACCACGTAATGACATTTACAATTTTCATCTGAACAAGAAACCTCATACTGATCATTGTTCAATGCAATAAATATATCAGGTATATCCTGCCCTCGAAATGCAAATCTAAGTGCATGTTGAGATCTAAACATATATAACTTATCCAGAACATCTGAATCATAGTCTAGTTTGTCGTATAAAAGGTTAATACCTTCAGCAATGGAACAAGAATTTTCAATATCCAAAGGACATCTTGTATATCTTATAGCTTCCTCATTTTCTATAAACCAACTAAGTTGTTCTATATTTTCTAGAACCAATGAGACCAATTCAACTGTTTTACCAGCTATAACCAGTTTCATAATAAGATATTTTAATCGCCCTAATTCATCGATTTCATTCGCTGGTTTAATATCAATATTGAATTTATACATTTATTTTCCTTTTATTAATTTTTTATATTCTGCATTTGAAAACTCTCCGCTATCTCTTAATTCTTTTAACACTGACGGAGGAGCTTCTGTTCCTTTAATTGGATAACCATGCCACCCACCTTGATTATCTGCTTGGAATTCATAAAGCTTACCGTCATAATAGCCATATCGCTGTTTGCCACCTTGAATTGAGTTGTTTAAGACATCTTGAGCTATGTTATCATCAAGATCCATTTCAGTTCCCCAACCACCTTTTCGATGCTTATCTGTAGGAGCATACTTTACTTCATCCCCACTACTATTCTCCACCGTAACAACCAACGGAACATCCACACCATGATCTGCCGGGGTTTCCGTCGTCCACATTCCCTGATCTTTGTCTGCTACTGTCACCGATGATGCGTCAATGCTTTCTCCGACAGGATTGGTCAAAACTGTGGATGTCCCTTCCACAATTTCACTACCGCTCGGCATCGGAATCGTTTCCGCAATCTCTTTATTCTGGGCGCTCATCGTGTGTGCTCGCGCAACAACTTCCGCACTAACCTGTTGCATCAGGTTATCCATCTCGACCCAATCGCCCGTTTCAGTACTCGAATCTCTGTATTCCTGCATCTGAAGATAGGCTTTGGCCGCAATATCAAGCTCTTCATCTGTGTACTGAGCATCCGGCTCAAAGAAATTTAAAATACCGTTGCCGACTTCTTTCGCTCCCGCCATTGCATCCGTTAACGCTTGTTGGGTAACTTGTTGCATTTTAGGATCAGCAATTGCAGCCGCAGTAATAGAAGTGATTGCTACTGCAGCGGGTATCACTAACGGTATTAAATTGTCGCCCTGACTCTTATCTAATCGCTTATACGCCTGATTGTTACCGACCACGGTACTTCCTGTATTACCCACATGGCTATTACGACTCGCCATGCTGCCGTTCCCAGTCACACCCAGTGCTGTGTCTGTATAGTCCGTGAAGTCTTCTCCGATATTGTTTGCATAGATTTCCCGATCCTGCTCAGAATATCGATTCACATCTCCTGTTTTATCATCAACCGCATGACTCATCTCATGTCCGGCAATGAGAACTAACTCTTCGGTATTATTGGCATTCTGATCATTGATATAAGATTTTTGGGTCTCTTCTGAATGGAAACCTTTGCGAGCATCATCGTCTTTCGCAATAATCTTGTTCTCATATCCTGCAGGGTCATAACCCAATGCCTGCATAGCCGAATAAGTCAGATGCTGAATTTGCAACCATTTTCCCGCTCGACAACAAATTCCACCGCCGCTGCTTCCGTCGCCTGCAACGCGCCTATATCGAAGCCCGCTATTCGGAGCATTATGAGATTACCGTGGAAGAATTGGCATATCTGGAGAGTGAGGTGCAAAAGCTGAAAGGATTGGTGGAACGGGTCTGTTTGGGGTAGGTTGGGTGAAGGGGCTGGAACCTGATGGTTCCAGCTTGGGATATCATTGAATTGCTACCGTTTACTTGCCCAATCCAGCGAGTTCTTTAATCATCAGTTGAGAGGCTAAATCGACATCCTTAGGCTCATCTTTCTCATCCCATAAGAAAGATAAAATTTTAAAGTCAACTGCTGCTTCTTCGAAATAAGCATATTTGGTTGTATAGTGACTCATACCAAAATCTGCTAATTTTTTCCATTCTGAGATACAACAACATGATGAGAAATCTCTGGTTTTCTTAAAGCTTTTCCACCAATATTAAATGTCCGCTTATAATCAATGGTAATATCAACTGTAGGTGATTCCTGATTTTCTGATGCTGCCAGTATTCCCTGCTCTTGCATATATTTTTGGATATCATCGAAAAATTCCTGATTCAAGACTTCTTCTGAAGCAAAAGTCGTATCCCCCTCAATCGCACCATTTCCTAAAGTTAAATTAACTTTGACAGTTCCCAGCTTATATTTGGTAACACCTTTTGTGATTGGTACGGGATCGACATAATATTTATATCCCGGACCACTGGAACAGCCAAATAAAAACAACATACCGATACAAATTAATAAATTACGTAGCATATTCTTAACACCTATTTATGATTTATTTACTTTTTAATAAAAATATCTGCTTATACGAACATCATTCATCACTTAATTTCAAAAATAAAATCTTGGTACCAAAGTTCCTGTTTTTTCTCAAAACATGACTGAATGCTTTTACTATCTGAGCATAATAAATTACACACTCATAACCATAAGAAAGAGGACAACTAAAGCTGCCGGAGACTACCCAACCGTGAAAGCCGACTCACCCCATATCTGGATGTATAAACATGGGCGTGACACAGAATAATGAACAGTCTCTCTGTTCGAGTTATAGCTTCTGTTGGGGTGGCAGCATCATTTTCATGGGATGTAGCATGATCTTGTTCCTATCGAAAATCAAGCATCTTCAATGAACACTGGTATATCACACCAGATCGCCTCCAGAATTAATATATTGCTCCAGCGCTTCATCTCCTTCAAACTCATACTCTATGGTAAACGGTTCGACTTCAACCCGAGAGGATTTGTAACCACCTCTTAAAAAAAGTATATATTTATTTAGAATATCAACAAATTGACTTTTTGTTATAAATACCTTATGTGTGTCATTATATTCACATTCAATATATATGACATCTTGTATTATCATGACAGAATGTGAATTTCCAGTTCCCTGATAACCAGATTTTCTTTTCCCAGCCTCAACTTCCGACAAGACGTTTAACCACTCTTCGACATCTCTTTGGCTATACTGAATATCATTCCCTAACCAATTTGCTACCGTTTTAGCACCTATAGTATCGCCCACAGGTACTAGATAATCATTCGGTCTTATAAAAGAAACATTACCTTTCATTTTTATTCCTTACTATAGACAGGCCACGCTGTAGATGCACTGCCATCCGGCACTTTATAATACCCTCTAATGGTTACTCCGCTTGGAGACTTACCTTCCCACATATCACCGCCTATAGGCTTGGAGTTATAAAATGCTTCTTGTATCTCGATTTTAACTTGCCGTTTCGACCAATTTTCTGGATAGAAAGTTGAAGGTGCTGTTTTATCAACCCATCCACCTGTATCTGGGTCATGTACTTGAATTTTAGCTTTCATAACACCATTGGCATCACTTTCCCCTATTATTTCTGTAACTCTAACATTTGATGAACGTAGATAATGCCCACCAACAGCCCGCTTCCCTACCACAACTCCAGACTTCACTACTGGTTTAACTTCACCATCAATTATATGTTCTAAACCAATACTAGCTATATGTTTAGATTGATTAGATGCCTGTTGTACTAACTCAAGGGGTGTCAGACTCGGTTGGCTCGTATCACTCTCAGTCAATTTCGTCCCCGTAGTCTCCCCACTATTCGCCACTTTCTGTGCAGTTGCGGCCTCGGTTTTTGCAACCTTCTCAATCACCCCCTGCGCACTTGACTGCCCGGCAAATTCACCCTCAACAACCGCTGACCCATTGCCTCCGGTATATTTCGGTAATGACGTGTTATCAATCACCGGAAGCGCACCCTTGACTGTCTTTGTGACCTTGCCTATCGCTTCAACGGCTTTGGTCGCGGCCGCTTCTCCGCCCAGACCTAACGCGATATTGGTCAGCATCTCACCAACATGCTTCGCTCCCACCTGCTGAGCTTCTTCATTTTTGCCCATCATCCGCAGGGCCACAGCAAGGGCATTATTTCTTCAAAGATATCCGCGAAGAAGGGATTGAACTGTTTGCCGCCACACCCAAACCATTGGCCGAGCCGGTGGATTTAACCGAAGCAGAAAAGCAGGAAATTGCCCGTAAGCATTATGAGCAGTGGTTTGAAAGTGCAGTTCAGTTTATTGCTTTACACCAAGTGACGATGCAAAACCATTGGTTGAAAAAAGCTGCGTTTTTACTCC
Protein-coding regions in this window:
- a CDS encoding DUF4291 domain-containing protein → MTIPIRQIRAVYDDKTIRVYQAYNDAIADSALEHGTFKSPPFKMERMTWIKPSFLWMMYRSGWGQKDAGQNRILAIDITRGGFEWALENSLLSHDAQKYKDRDEWLKIKKATPIRIQWDPERDLYLQPLEHRAIQIGLSNEAVPLYVNEWIQQITEVTDLATEIHALVEKGEQAAAEQLLPVEEPYEVADDIFKHLNT
- a CDS encoding HEPN domain-containing protein, with the translated sequence MSSLFYIEKLGKLCAQIDAEFATIFPLDNKFHRRCFRRLQRAYIEARYSEHYEITVEELAYLEGEVQKLKELVERVCLGRIG
- a CDS encoding tetratricopeptide repeat protein yields the protein MLKILKPFYIVCVILWLTACASQTVLEKYKKKADQGDPKSQLMVGDEYYFGSKTQPVNKELGVKYYTLSAEGGNSDAAFNLGRIYEKEGKNEKAVHYYKLSADAGNLKAQDNLGIMYQYGRGVPKDIKKAESLYRQALENGSEYSQLNLAILYKDTQRIDKSIEEFKTIATSPETSVITKRHKKAIAFNLMNLYLSQKDDRNAYIWGAVSVLSGYFDSENENIEKEIEQYETLANQLTDEEKNELAKDVMLIEYKVFQQFDSMIKKRENYRLSDGLIRLSGDETLKFVVDSVMLNKKLHVALSYYKDKTDDNSRINYAIGKLKMAAYNISIGAIYMNYYYALKGIEEAIDILNKYDRSNISHIKRSSAIKLDIVRRVWNYQEKLYKNLNG
- a CDS encoding POTRA domain-containing protein — translated: MRKRNFQRFVLSGFLFLSFYTYSDTGAVPVSPATQASIEQEQEQEQEQRQRLQDVENSKQSVQQLSELPTLPAPQASAQAQQCFPVRNITFTGNTLFPQEQLLALSHFKPGCQGLAEINEYLRLITNEYVAAGYVTSWAYLVPQDCRSGNGETCQG
- a CDS encoding colicin immunity domain-containing protein → MSITVLALARAFSAERLTADEFSNAYMELWKFERDSNLLQEDESSLSECLSSIFCITDLYNPKFDREEYELDEEQLRVKVAELIEKFKL
- a CDS encoding colicin D domain-containing protein, translating into MMGKNEEAQQVGAKHVGEMLTNIVLGLGGEAAATKAVEAIGKVTKTVKGALPVIDNTSLPKYTGGNGSAVVEGEFAGQSSAQGGIGKTVGDNRDSLANFTEKQLAKKFKHASDFGVNTTKKNPQTLAEFQNAITSHLDDATTVQKGTYGFVNDSKVFFNPNTNNVVVLDSVGDFVTGFKLSPGTPQFENFMNNGLLR
- a CDS encoding HEPN domain-containing protein; the protein is MAEPGDLTEAEKQEIARKHYEQWFESAVQFIALHQVTMQNHWLKKAAFLLHQASEHLFACTLLTCTNYLPKSHNIEKLGKLCAQIDAEFATIFPLDNKFHRRCFRRLQRAYIEARYSEHYEITVEELAYLEGEVQKLKGLVERVCLGWMQS
- the imm45 gene encoding Imm45 family immunity protein; amino-acid sequence: MIKLVDSPTEQIYRGSVLRFPATHPYEKFVDFMVFEQHQDNTRGMGLMVTSGYKAGLISIVLPSESGKTSVDKAWLIANWNKWVYPDCNVEDVYLIDCYKI
- a CDS encoding EndoU domain-containing protein; translated protein: MMGKNEEAQQVGAKHVGEMLTNIALGLGGEAAATKAVEAIGKVTKTVKGALPVIDNTSLPKYTGGNGSAVVEGEFAGQSSAQGVIEKVAKTEAATAQKVANSGETTGTKLTESDTSQPSLTPLELVQQASNQSKHIASIGLEHIIDGEVKPVVKSGVVVGKRAVGGHYLRSSNVRVTEIIGESDANGVMKAKIQVHDPDTGGWVDKTAPSTFYPENWSKRQVKIEIQEAFYNSKPIGGDMWEGKSPSGVTIRGYYKVPDGSASTAWPVYSKE